A region of Corvus cornix cornix isolate S_Up_H32 chromosome 3, ASM73873v5, whole genome shotgun sequence DNA encodes the following proteins:
- the NPAS4 gene encoding neuronal PAS domain-containing protein 4 isoform X1 — protein MTIFCSHCHRPLQAEMSCLPRRAKQAPSASRPFSDRQGMQSLSLPGHVSQMAGWLCRSTKSASKARRDQINAELQALRSLLPISAEEKERLSYLHTMALVCLRLRGAQLFPPGLAPPAGPALGTELLSLLPGFLLVLSADNKLVYISENVAQVLGLSVVELLAQGDTVFDILDGRVGEDVHKKLLLAQEEPGREVTFVSEMRTSKAFRLQHGGNRVVAVCGRFVALRWPPSPSTTAFLALCTPVVQSPTDGEAASQDDIFQSMHLLDMTFIDVTESVTYHLGYHREELVGQSWYSLLHPEDADLAAAQHRAVALGAGAGPAAGTAVVRVLRKDRAWTWLRVWARRDGGCITCTCRCLREEEAAHLRARQPRAAAPPAGRDLGRLAEQLRALADSLSPPAPRRWPRPEETEDDASVCLGNSLLDPPQFLRFPFEQKIGCNIPSVLSQVSSLQRC, from the exons ATGACCATCTtctgcagccactgccaccGGCCCCTGCAGGCGGAGATGAGCTGCCTGCCCAGGAGGGCCAAGCAGGCACCCAGCGCCTCGAGGCCGTTCAG TGACAGGCAGGGAATGCAgtccctttccctccctggaCACGTGTCCCAGATGGCTGGCTGGCTTTGCAGGTCAACCAAGAGTGCCTCCAAGGCTCGCCGAGACCAGATCAATGCGGAGCTGCAGGCACTGCGCTCCCTGCTGCCCATCTCCGCAGAGGAGAAGGAGCGGCTCTCCTACCTCCACACCATGGCCCTGGTGTGCCTCCGGCTGCGGGGGGCTCAGCTGTTCCCTCCAG GCTTGGCTCCTCCTGCGGGTCCGGCCCTCGGCACAGAACTACTCTCCCTGCTCCCGGGATTTCTGCTTGTGCTCTCAGCCGACAACAAGCTGGTCTACATCTCAGAGAACGTGGCTCAGGTGCTGGGCCTCTCCGTG GTGGAGCTGCTTGCCCAAGGGGACACGGTCTTTGACATCCTGGATGGGCGAGTGGGAGAGGATGTGCACAAGAAGCTCCTCCTTGCCCAGGAGGAGCCTGGCAGGG AAGTCACTTTTGTCAGCGAGATGCGTACATCCAAGGCCTTCCGGCTGCAGCATGGGGGGAATCGGGTCGTGGCAGTGTGTGGGCGCTTTGTGGCCCTGCGCTGGCCACCGTCCCCCTCCACCACAGCCTTCCTGGCCCTCTGCACACCCGTTGTGCAGTCGCCCACAGATGGCgaagctgcttcccaggatGACATATTCCAGAGCATGCATCTCCTGGACATGACGTTTATTGATGTCACGGAGAG TGTCACCTACCACCTCGGCTACCACAGGGAGGAGCTGGTCGGTCAGTCGTGGTACAGCCTCCTGCACCCTGAGGATGCTGACTTggcagctgcccagcacagggccGTGG CGCtgggggccggggctgggcccGCAGCAGGGACCGCCGTGGTGCGAGTGCTGCGCAAGGACCGCGCCTGGACCTGGCTGCGCGTGTGGGCGCGGCGGGACGGCGGCTGCATCACCTGCACCTGCCGCTGCCTCAG ggaggaggaggcggcCCACCTGCGCGCCCGgcagccccgcgccgccgccccgcccgcgggcCGGGACCTCGGGCGCCTGGCCGAGCAGCTCCGCGCCCTGGCCGACAGCCTCTcgccgcccgcgccgcgccgcTGGCCCCGTCCCGAGGAAACCGAGGACGATGCCTCTGTCTGCCTTGGGAACTCTCTGCTGGACCCTCCCCAGTTCCTCCGCTTTCCTTTTGAACAGAAAATAGGATGCAACATTCCAAGTGTGCTCTCACAGGTGTCAAGTCTACAGAGATGCTGA
- the NPAS4 gene encoding neuronal PAS domain-containing protein 4 isoform X2 — translation MTIFCSHCHRPLQAEMSCLPRRAKQAPSASRPFRSTKSASKARRDQINAELQALRSLLPISAEEKERLSYLHTMALVCLRLRGAQLFPPGLAPPAGPALGTELLSLLPGFLLVLSADNKLVYISENVAQVLGLSVVELLAQGDTVFDILDGRVGEDVHKKLLLAQEEPGREVTFVSEMRTSKAFRLQHGGNRVVAVCGRFVALRWPPSPSTTAFLALCTPVVQSPTDGEAASQDDIFQSMHLLDMTFIDVTESVTYHLGYHREELVGQSWYSLLHPEDADLAAAQHRAVALGAGAGPAAGTAVVRVLRKDRAWTWLRVWARRDGGCITCTCRCLREEEAAHLRARQPRAAAPPAGRDLGRLAEQLRALADSLSPPAPRRWPRPEETEDDASVCLGNSLLDPPQFLRFPFEQKIGCNIPSVLSQVSSLQRC, via the exons ATGACCATCTtctgcagccactgccaccGGCCCCTGCAGGCGGAGATGAGCTGCCTGCCCAGGAGGGCCAAGCAGGCACCCAGCGCCTCGAGGCCGTTCAG GTCAACCAAGAGTGCCTCCAAGGCTCGCCGAGACCAGATCAATGCGGAGCTGCAGGCACTGCGCTCCCTGCTGCCCATCTCCGCAGAGGAGAAGGAGCGGCTCTCCTACCTCCACACCATGGCCCTGGTGTGCCTCCGGCTGCGGGGGGCTCAGCTGTTCCCTCCAG GCTTGGCTCCTCCTGCGGGTCCGGCCCTCGGCACAGAACTACTCTCCCTGCTCCCGGGATTTCTGCTTGTGCTCTCAGCCGACAACAAGCTGGTCTACATCTCAGAGAACGTGGCTCAGGTGCTGGGCCTCTCCGTG GTGGAGCTGCTTGCCCAAGGGGACACGGTCTTTGACATCCTGGATGGGCGAGTGGGAGAGGATGTGCACAAGAAGCTCCTCCTTGCCCAGGAGGAGCCTGGCAGGG AAGTCACTTTTGTCAGCGAGATGCGTACATCCAAGGCCTTCCGGCTGCAGCATGGGGGGAATCGGGTCGTGGCAGTGTGTGGGCGCTTTGTGGCCCTGCGCTGGCCACCGTCCCCCTCCACCACAGCCTTCCTGGCCCTCTGCACACCCGTTGTGCAGTCGCCCACAGATGGCgaagctgcttcccaggatGACATATTCCAGAGCATGCATCTCCTGGACATGACGTTTATTGATGTCACGGAGAG TGTCACCTACCACCTCGGCTACCACAGGGAGGAGCTGGTCGGTCAGTCGTGGTACAGCCTCCTGCACCCTGAGGATGCTGACTTggcagctgcccagcacagggccGTGG CGCtgggggccggggctgggcccGCAGCAGGGACCGCCGTGGTGCGAGTGCTGCGCAAGGACCGCGCCTGGACCTGGCTGCGCGTGTGGGCGCGGCGGGACGGCGGCTGCATCACCTGCACCTGCCGCTGCCTCAG ggaggaggaggcggcCCACCTGCGCGCCCGgcagccccgcgccgccgccccgcccgcgggcCGGGACCTCGGGCGCCTGGCCGAGCAGCTCCGCGCCCTGGCCGACAGCCTCTcgccgcccgcgccgcgccgcTGGCCCCGTCCCGAGGAAACCGAGGACGATGCCTCTGTCTGCCTTGGGAACTCTCTGCTGGACCCTCCCCAGTTCCTCCGCTTTCCTTTTGAACAGAAAATAGGATGCAACATTCCAAGTGTGCTCTCACAGGTGTCAAGTCTACAGAGATGCTGA
- the NPAS4 gene encoding neuronal PAS domain-containing protein 4 isoform X3 — protein sequence MTIFCSHCHRPLQAEMSCLPRRAKQAPSASRPFSDRQGMQSLSLPGHVSQMAGWLCRSTKSASKARRDQINAELQALRSLLPISAEEKERLSYLHTMALVCLRLRGAQLFPPGTLSTAVLHAGLALCGALLLPHPRQHFTLLPTQAWLLLRVRPSAQNYSPCSRDFCLCSQPTTSWSTSQRTWLRCWASPCVTYHLGYHREELVGQSWYSLLHPEDADLAAAQHRAVALGAGAGPAAGTAVVRVLRKDRAWTWLRVWARRDGGCITCTCRCLREEEAAHLRARQPRAAAPPAGRDLGRLAEQLRALADSLSPPAPRRWPRPEETEDDASVCLGNSLLDPPQFLRFPFEQKIGCNIPSVLSQVSSLQRC from the exons ATGACCATCTtctgcagccactgccaccGGCCCCTGCAGGCGGAGATGAGCTGCCTGCCCAGGAGGGCCAAGCAGGCACCCAGCGCCTCGAGGCCGTTCAG TGACAGGCAGGGAATGCAgtccctttccctccctggaCACGTGTCCCAGATGGCTGGCTGGCTTTGCAGGTCAACCAAGAGTGCCTCCAAGGCTCGCCGAGACCAGATCAATGCGGAGCTGCAGGCACTGCGCTCCCTGCTGCCCATCTCCGCAGAGGAGAAGGAGCGGCTCTCCTACCTCCACACCATGGCCCTGGTGTGCCTCCGGCTGCGGGGGGCTCAGCTGTTCCCTCCAGGTaccctcagcactgctgtaCTCCACGCTGGCTTGGCTCTGTGTGGGGCActgctcctgccccatccaAGACAGCACTTCACCCTCCTCCCCACGCAGGCTTGGCTCCTCCTGCGGGTCCGGCCCTCGGCACAGAACTACTCTCCCTGCTCCCGGGATTTCTGCTTGTGCTCTCAGCCGACAACAAGCTGGTCTACATCTCAGAGAACGTGGCTCAGGTGCTGGGCCTCTCCGTG TGTCACCTACCACCTCGGCTACCACAGGGAGGAGCTGGTCGGTCAGTCGTGGTACAGCCTCCTGCACCCTGAGGATGCTGACTTggcagctgcccagcacagggccGTGG CGCtgggggccggggctgggcccGCAGCAGGGACCGCCGTGGTGCGAGTGCTGCGCAAGGACCGCGCCTGGACCTGGCTGCGCGTGTGGGCGCGGCGGGACGGCGGCTGCATCACCTGCACCTGCCGCTGCCTCAG ggaggaggaggcggcCCACCTGCGCGCCCGgcagccccgcgccgccgccccgcccgcgggcCGGGACCTCGGGCGCCTGGCCGAGCAGCTCCGCGCCCTGGCCGACAGCCTCTcgccgcccgcgccgcgccgcTGGCCCCGTCCCGAGGAAACCGAGGACGATGCCTCTGTCTGCCTTGGGAACTCTCTGCTGGACCCTCCCCAGTTCCTCCGCTTTCCTTTTGAACAGAAAATAGGATGCAACATTCCAAGTGTGCTCTCACAGGTGTCAAGTCTACAGAGATGCTGA